CTCCTGGGCGACCCGGTTGCTGACCATGGCCAGGACGTCGCACCCGAGGCCCTCGTACGCGCGGTAGGCGTTGCGGGTCTCGGCGAGCACCGACTCGGCGGTCTGCCCGCGCCCGCCGACGACAGGGAGCACGGACGCGCCGAACTCGTTGGCGAGGCGGGCGTTGAGGGCGAGTTCGTCGGGGAACTGGGTGTCGGCGTAGTCGGTTCCCAGGACGAGGACGACGTCGTACTCGCGGGCCACGCGGTGGAACCGGTCGACGAGGGTCGAGACCAGCTCGTCGGCCCCCTGCTCGGCCTGGAGCGCGGACGCCTCGTGGTAGTCCATGCCGTAGACGGTCGTGGGGTCCTGCCCCAGCCGGTAGCGGGCGCGCAGCAGCTCGAACAGGCGGTCGGGGCCGTCGTGGACGAGGGGGCGGAAGACGCCGACCCGGTCGACCTGCCGGGTCAGGAGTTCCATGACCCCCAGCTCGACGACCTGGCGGCCGTCGCCGCGGTCGATACTGGTGACGTACACGCTGCGGGTCACGCGAGCTCTCCGTTTCTGCTGCTTCTGCAGGTTTCTGCAGTTTCTAATGCTTCTGGCCGGCGTGTTTCTGCTGTCCGGGGTCATAAAAATCGCCCACCTAGGTGAGCGGATCTCTCTTGACAATACCTCTGGCCGTGGATATGGCGCCCGTCAAGAGACAGCCCACTCCGCGGCGTGGAACAATCGACCCCAGGCTCACCGGTACCGACAGCGAGCAGGGAGACACAGCACGATGCGCATCGGAGTTCTCACCGCAGGTGGCGACTGTCCCGGCCTCAACGCAGTGATCCGGTCGGTCGTGCACCGAGCGGTCGACAACTACGGCGACGAGGTCATCGGCTTCGAGGACGGATACGCGGGCCTGCTCGACGGCCGCTACCGGGGCCTCGACCTCAACGCGGTGAGCGGCATCCTGGCCCGCGGCGGCACCATCCTCGGCTCCTCCCGACTGGAGCGCGACCGGCTGCGCGAGGCCTGCGAGAGCGCCTCCGACATGATCCACGACTTCGGCATCGACGCGCTCATCCCGATCGGCGGCGAGGGCACGCTGACGGCGGCGCGGATGCTGTCGGACGCCGGGCTGCCGGTGGTCGGCGTCCCGAAGACGATCGACAACGACATCTCGTCGACGGACCGGACGTTCGGCTTCGACACGGCGGTCGGCGTCGCCACGGAGGCGATGGACCGCCTGAAGACGACCGCCGAGTCGCACCAGCGCGTGATGGTCGTCGAGGTCATGGGCCGGCACGCGGGCTGGATCGCGCTGGAGTCCGGGATGGCGGCGGGCGCGCACGGCATCTGCCTGCCGGAGCGGCCGTTCGACCCGGCGGACCTGGTGAAGATGGTCGAGGAGCGGTTCGCGCGCGGCAAGAAGTTCGCGGTGATCTGCGTCGCGGAGGGCGCGCACCCGGCCGACGGCACGATGGACTACAGCAAGGGCGCGATCGACCAGTTCGGCCACGAGCGGTTCCAGGGCATCGGCACGGCACTGGCGTACGAGCTGGAGAAGCGGCTCGGCAAGGAGGCCCGCCCGGTCATCCTCGGCCACGTCCAGCGCGGCGGCGTCCCGACGGCGTACGACCGCGTCCTCGCGACCCGCTTCGGCTGGCACGCGGTGGAGGCGGCGCACCGGGGCCAGTTCGGCCGGATGACGGCGCTGCGCGGGACGGACGTGGTGATGGTCCCGCTGGCGGAGGCGGTGACCGAACTGAAGACGGTCCCGAAGGACAGGATCGTAGAGGCGGAGTCGGTCTTCTAAAGGCGCTGGGCGTCTCTG
The Streptomyces sp. NBC_01485 genome window above contains:
- a CDS encoding ATP-dependent 6-phosphofructokinase, with the translated sequence MRIGVLTAGGDCPGLNAVIRSVVHRAVDNYGDEVIGFEDGYAGLLDGRYRGLDLNAVSGILARGGTILGSSRLERDRLREACESASDMIHDFGIDALIPIGGEGTLTAARMLSDAGLPVVGVPKTIDNDISSTDRTFGFDTAVGVATEAMDRLKTTAESHQRVMVVEVMGRHAGWIALESGMAAGAHGICLPERPFDPADLVKMVEERFARGKKFAVICVAEGAHPADGTMDYSKGAIDQFGHERFQGIGTALAYELEKRLGKEARPVILGHVQRGGVPTAYDRVLATRFGWHAVEAAHRGQFGRMTALRGTDVVMVPLAEAVTELKTVPKDRIVEAESVF